A DNA window from Sphingopyxis sp. CCNWLW2 contains the following coding sequences:
- a CDS encoding TonB-dependent receptor, with translation MKFPHEFKTVSARRSRARSLAAALAWSSAAAALAVAVAAPAHAQVSGASLRGTVKAEGGVSEVTAVNVKTGLTRTSTVSASGGYSFSSLPVGTYRLELTTPQGKRQTDEFALNVAQNAVLDFDFSQPDIAEGGDDAIIVTGSRLRSMEGGEVGSNISQRLIEVLPQNNRNFLAFADLAPGVQFLTNSAGQTSLRGGAQGANAINVFIDGIGQKDYVLKGGISGQDSTQGNPFPQLAIGEYRVISSNYKAEFDQVSSVAITAVTKSGTNEFHGEGFFDFTNQSLRDRLPRENFPTHIPKVRTKDMQFGGALGGPIVKDVLHFFVTYEGKRRVEPREVRPGLDLPVSFFPDKYQGAFGARTSSFNEDLYFGKINFTPTSNDLFEFSLKYRDESGEELNNGFNAAETATITKVKEWRGLARWEHTADTWVNDFKVAYEDVTWGPKPVNFGNVSLFNAVLPAIPPATGTRRGDILRIGAGSNFQDKGQKGWQVSNDFTWTGLDSHTFKVGVKAKWIELNANTQNLNPLFTYNATFAPAGTPPGTFNDTIPYRMTFNAPVNGGDPNITSKNFQFGIYAQDDWEIDDRLTLNIGLRWDYERTPAFLNYQHDPAIAEFVAGRAGYTNPNGTVTPPYANLANANYDIDDYISTGNERKAFKGAWQPRLGFTYALDDEKRFAIFGGYGRSYDRTQFDFIQQELAQGLFAGRTFNFNNGDASNPCTPSATCIPWNPVYLTPEGRSALVAGLAPGAGRELRFIKNDLKTPYSDQFSLGVRGRFNLLDLEAGYSYVESHDGFAYVLGNRKPDGSFFVINAQTGRPDSPFSTGPAPFGSIILGTNGIETRANTAYFKLTKRYTEFSPWSLDATYTFTDAEENRQLGEVFALDFPGIEEYPFITATGTRKHRFVMAGSVDMPMGFTLSGKLQIASPKYLAELVSTAATGTTPPTRTVTSIETEGNGDRWGYRQMDLSITKYVPLRFLTEESRLRFRVDIINLFNDRNYGGFSAATGLRNQNDLSLDGPPRTIKLSAGFQF, from the coding sequence GTGAAGTTTCCGCATGAATTTAAGACCGTTTCCGCGCGCCGGTCGCGCGCTCGTTCGCTTGCCGCTGCGCTGGCATGGAGCAGCGCTGCCGCGGCGCTCGCGGTGGCAGTCGCCGCACCGGCGCACGCACAGGTTTCGGGCGCTTCGCTGCGCGGAACGGTAAAGGCCGAGGGCGGCGTGTCCGAAGTCACCGCCGTCAACGTCAAAACCGGCCTGACGCGGACCTCGACGGTCAGCGCAAGCGGCGGTTACAGCTTCTCCTCCCTGCCCGTGGGCACCTATCGTCTCGAACTGACGACCCCGCAGGGCAAGCGCCAGACCGACGAATTTGCGCTCAATGTCGCGCAGAACGCGGTACTCGATTTCGACTTTTCGCAGCCCGATATCGCCGAAGGCGGCGACGATGCGATCATCGTGACGGGCAGCCGCCTCCGCTCGATGGAGGGCGGCGAAGTCGGCAGCAATATCTCGCAGCGACTGATCGAAGTGCTGCCGCAGAACAACCGCAACTTCCTCGCCTTTGCGGACCTTGCCCCGGGCGTCCAGTTCCTCACCAACAGTGCGGGCCAGACGAGCCTGCGCGGCGGCGCGCAGGGCGCCAACGCGATCAACGTCTTCATCGATGGCATCGGGCAGAAGGATTATGTGCTGAAGGGCGGCATCAGCGGCCAGGATTCGACGCAAGGCAACCCGTTCCCGCAGCTCGCGATCGGCGAATATCGCGTTATTTCATCGAACTATAAGGCCGAATTCGACCAGGTCAGCTCGGTCGCGATCACCGCGGTGACCAAATCGGGCACCAATGAATTTCATGGCGAAGGCTTTTTCGACTTTACCAACCAGAGTCTCCGCGATCGCTTGCCGCGCGAGAATTTCCCGACCCATATTCCCAAGGTCCGCACCAAGGACATGCAATTCGGCGGCGCGCTCGGCGGCCCGATCGTCAAGGACGTCCTCCACTTCTTCGTGACCTATGAAGGCAAGCGCCGCGTCGAGCCGCGCGAGGTCAGGCCCGGTCTCGACCTGCCGGTCAGCTTTTTCCCCGACAAATATCAAGGGGCTTTCGGCGCGCGGACCTCGTCGTTCAACGAGGATCTCTATTTCGGCAAGATCAACTTCACCCCTACGTCGAACGATCTGTTCGAGTTTTCGCTGAAATATCGCGATGAAAGCGGCGAAGAACTCAACAATGGCTTCAACGCTGCCGAGACGGCAACAATTACGAAGGTCAAGGAATGGCGCGGTCTTGCGCGCTGGGAGCACACCGCCGACACCTGGGTCAATGACTTCAAGGTGGCCTACGAAGATGTGACCTGGGGGCCGAAGCCGGTCAATTTCGGCAATGTCTCGCTGTTCAATGCTGTTTTGCCGGCGATCCCTCCGGCAACGGGAACACGGCGCGGCGACATCTTGCGCATCGGCGCGGGCAGCAATTTCCAGGACAAGGGGCAGAAGGGCTGGCAGGTCTCGAACGACTTCACCTGGACGGGCCTCGACAGCCACACGTTCAAGGTCGGCGTGAAGGCGAAATGGATCGAACTCAACGCCAACACGCAGAATCTGAACCCGCTTTTCACCTATAATGCGACCTTTGCCCCGGCGGGCACCCCGCCCGGCACGTTCAACGACACCATCCCTTACCGGATGACGTTCAACGCCCCCGTGAACGGCGGCGATCCGAACATCACGTCGAAGAATTTCCAGTTCGGCATCTATGCGCAGGACGATTGGGAAATCGATGATCGCCTGACGCTCAATATCGGCCTGCGCTGGGATTATGAGCGGACGCCGGCGTTCCTGAACTATCAGCACGATCCCGCGATCGCGGAGTTCGTCGCCGGTCGCGCGGGATACACCAACCCGAACGGGACGGTCACGCCGCCGTACGCGAACCTCGCAAACGCCAATTACGACATCGACGACTATATCTCGACCGGCAACGAACGAAAGGCATTCAAGGGGGCGTGGCAGCCGCGCCTCGGCTTCACCTATGCGCTCGACGACGAAAAGCGGTTCGCGATTTTCGGTGGCTATGGCCGTTCCTATGACCGCACGCAGTTCGATTTCATCCAGCAGGAACTGGCGCAGGGTTTGTTCGCCGGTCGCACGTTCAACTTCAACAACGGCGACGCTTCCAACCCCTGCACGCCCAGCGCGACCTGTATCCCCTGGAATCCGGTCTATCTGACGCCGGAAGGCCGCTCAGCGCTGGTTGCCGGCCTCGCGCCGGGCGCCGGGCGCGAACTGCGCTTTATCAAGAATGACCTGAAGACGCCCTATTCGGACCAGTTCAGTCTGGGCGTTCGCGGCCGGTTCAACCTGCTCGATCTCGAAGCCGGCTACTCCTATGTCGAGAGCCACGACGGCTTTGCCTATGTGCTGGGTAACCGCAAGCCCGACGGGTCGTTCTTTGTCATCAACGCCCAGACAGGCCGCCCCGATTCGCCGTTCAGCACCGGCCCTGCGCCCTTCGGCAGCATCATCCTCGGCACCAACGGGATCGAAACGCGCGCCAATACGGCCTATTTCAAGCTGACCAAGCGCTACACCGAATTTTCGCCGTGGAGCCTCGACGCGACCTACACCTTCACCGATGCCGAGGAAAACCGGCAGCTCGGCGAAGTGTTCGCGCTCGATTTCCCGGGGATCGAGGAATATCCCTTCATCACAGCGACGGGGACGCGCAAGCATCGCTTCGTGATGGCGGGATCGGTCGACATGCCGATGGGTTTCACCCTGTCGGGCAAGCTCCAGATCGCATCGCCCAAATATCTGGCCGAACTGGTGAGCACCGCCGCTACGGGTACGACGCCGCCGACCCGCACCGTCACGTCGATCGAGACCGAGGGCAACGGCGATCGCTGGGGCTATCGCCAGATGGACCTGTCGATCACCAAATATGTCCCGCTGCGCTTCCTGACCGAGGAATCGCGACTGCGCTTCCGCGTCGACATCATCAACCTGTTCAACGATCGCAACTATGGCGGCTTCAGCGCCGCGACCGGTCTGCGCAATCAGAACGATCTCAGCCTTGATGGTCCGCCGCGGACGATTAAGCTATCGGCCGGCTTCCAATTCTGA
- a CDS encoding glucoamylase family protein, with amino-acid sequence MSFRIGASLLPLVALTAACTATPGPSAVAPVATSVAKLPPLTEAAFSEELTERTFRYFWDTTDTERCLAPDRWPSNPFSSIAATGFALTAYGIGAERGYVTRAEAAVRTRDCLRFYWTAPQGAEAAGNTGYKGFFYHFLKNDDGTRHKTTELSTVDTSLFLGGALFAQSYYDGNDPVEAEIRDLAEKIYTRVDWRWAQRNTTGTEAKNLANSHAITMGWKPEKGFETHDWVGYNEGMLVYVLALGSPTHPVGKDAWDKGWAAELEKDWGSYYGQQHLQFEPLFGHQYSHVWVDFRGIRDDFMRGKGIDYFENSRRATLSQRAYGADNPNKWAGYSADIWGWTASDGPGYSKDKYSVGGTPRFFNGYMARGVSAIRVVDDGTVVPTAAGGSVAFAPEVAIPALMAMRTQYGARLYTRYGFKDAFNPSFTFADPNMRSGAVDPVHGWVANDYLGIDQGPILAMMENHRSGFVWKVMRGNPHIVRGLQRIGFTGGWLDKAKAD; translated from the coding sequence ATGTCGTTTCGTATCGGGGCATCGCTCCTGCCCCTGGTCGCGCTGACCGCGGCATGCACCGCCACTCCGGGGCCGTCGGCCGTCGCACCAGTCGCAACATCGGTCGCGAAATTGCCGCCGCTCACCGAGGCGGCCTTTTCCGAAGAATTGACCGAGCGGACCTTCCGCTATTTCTGGGACACCACGGACACCGAGCGGTGCCTCGCGCCCGATCGCTGGCCGAGCAATCCCTTCTCGTCGATCGCGGCGACGGGTTTCGCGCTGACCGCATACGGCATCGGCGCCGAGCGCGGCTATGTGACGCGCGCCGAAGCGGCAGTGCGCACGCGCGATTGCCTGCGTTTCTACTGGACCGCACCGCAGGGCGCCGAAGCGGCGGGCAACACCGGCTACAAGGGCTTCTTCTATCACTTCCTGAAGAATGACGACGGCACGCGCCACAAGACGACCGAATTGTCGACCGTCGACACCAGCCTGTTCCTCGGCGGCGCGCTGTTCGCGCAAAGCTATTACGACGGGAACGATCCGGTCGAGGCCGAAATCCGCGACCTTGCCGAGAAAATCTACACCCGCGTCGACTGGCGCTGGGCCCAGCGCAACACGACGGGCACCGAGGCAAAGAATCTCGCCAATTCGCATGCAATCACGATGGGCTGGAAACCGGAAAAGGGCTTCGAGACGCACGATTGGGTCGGCTATAACGAGGGAATGCTCGTCTACGTCCTCGCGCTCGGATCGCCAACGCACCCGGTCGGCAAGGACGCGTGGGACAAGGGCTGGGCGGCCGAACTCGAAAAGGACTGGGGCAGCTATTACGGGCAGCAGCATCTGCAGTTCGAGCCTTTGTTCGGGCACCAGTACAGCCATGTCTGGGTCGACTTCCGCGGCATCCGCGACGATTTCATGCGCGGCAAGGGTATCGATTATTTCGAGAACAGCCGCCGCGCGACCTTGTCGCAGCGCGCCTATGGCGCCGACAATCCGAACAAATGGGCGGGCTACAGCGCCGATATCTGGGGCTGGACCGCGTCGGACGGACCGGGATATTCGAAGGATAAATATAGCGTCGGCGGAACGCCGCGCTTCTTCAACGGCTATATGGCACGCGGCGTCAGCGCGATCCGCGTCGTCGACGACGGGACGGTCGTCCCGACCGCAGCGGGCGGCTCGGTCGCCTTCGCGCCCGAGGTGGCAATCCCCGCGCTGATGGCGATGCGCACGCAATATGGCGCGCGCCTTTACACGCGTTACGGCTTCAAGGACGCGTTCAACCCCAGCTTTACCTTCGCCGATCCGAATATGCGCAGCGGCGCGGTCGATCCGGTCCACGGCTGGGTCGCGAACGACTATCTTGGCATCGACCAGGGACCAATCCTCGCAATGATGGAAAATCATCGCAGCGGCTTCGTGTGGAAGGTGATGCGGGGGAACCCGCATATCGTCCGCGGGCTCCAGCGCATCGGCTTCACCGGCGGCTGGCTCGACAAGGCGAAAGCGGACTAG
- a CDS encoding endonuclease/exonuclease/phosphatase family protein, translating into MKKILILAVGALLALPAAAKDRADHYEAMTYNIRLDLASDGDNAWPHRRSALIALVAYQAPDFVGMQEVLQHQKQAVEADLPGYQFVGVARDDGKEKGEYSPLGFRRDRFTLVGSGTFWLSPTPDTPSKGWDAALPRIATWARLHDQSAKRNLLVVNTHFDHIGEVARQESARQIRRWIDGQRKPGETAVLLGDFNSPATSNPYAAIVEPGKGALRDSRIISRTPHYGPLGTFTGFKIAQMDPSPIDHIFVSDDVTVLRHATLTDQNGGKLPSDHYPVVADLCIGKGC; encoded by the coding sequence ATGAAAAAAATACTGATCCTCGCGGTCGGCGCGCTGCTGGCCCTCCCCGCCGCCGCGAAAGACCGCGCCGATCATTATGAGGCGATGACGTACAATATTCGCCTCGATCTCGCGTCGGACGGCGACAACGCCTGGCCACACCGGCGCAGCGCGCTGATCGCGCTCGTCGCCTATCAGGCGCCCGATTTTGTGGGGATGCAGGAGGTGCTGCAGCACCAGAAACAGGCAGTCGAGGCCGACCTTCCCGGCTATCAATTCGTCGGCGTCGCGCGCGACGACGGCAAGGAAAAGGGCGAATATTCGCCGCTGGGTTTCCGCCGCGATCGCTTTACCCTCGTCGGATCGGGGACATTCTGGCTGTCGCCGACGCCCGATACGCCGAGCAAGGGCTGGGACGCCGCGCTGCCGCGGATCGCCACCTGGGCGCGGCTGCACGACCAGAGCGCAAAGCGTAATTTGCTCGTCGTGAACACCCATTTCGACCATATCGGCGAAGTCGCGCGGCAGGAAAGCGCCCGCCAGATCCGCCGCTGGATCGACGGACAGCGCAAGCCGGGTGAAACCGCTGTGCTGTTGGGCGACTTCAACAGCCCCGCGACGAGCAATCCCTATGCCGCGATCGTCGAGCCGGGCAAAGGCGCGCTCCGCGACAGCCGCATCATCAGCCGCACGCCGCATTACGGCCCGCTCGGCACCTTCACCGGCTTCAAGATCGCGCAGATGGACCCAAGCCCGATCGACCATATCTTTGTCAGCGACGATGTGACGGTGCTGCGCCACGCGACGCTGACCGACCAGAATGGCGGCAAGCTGCCGTCGGATCATTATCCGGTGGTCGCGGATTTGTGCATCGGCAAGGGCTGCTGA
- a CDS encoding GH1 family beta-glucosidase: protein MSKSVFPDGFLWGAATAAYQIEGSPLADGAGASIWQRFSHDPRLMAVKGDTGDVACDHYNRMPADVALMKELGLKAYRFSVNWGRVLPEGVGRVNEPGLDFYERLVDELLKNDIEPLLTLHHWDLPAALDDKGGWLNRDIAGWFADYGSVMYRRLDGRVKKWVTLNEPWVITDGGYLHGALAPGHRNLFETPIASHNLMRAHGAAVEAYRSEGAHDIGLVVNIEPKYPASDSAEDIAATARAHAYMNRQYLDPALKGSYPAELAEVFGEAWPEWSAEDLKAINQPVDFIGINYYTRNVVKADPSQWPVGASPVKQIATHTTTDWEVYPPALTDMLVWFRDTYGDIPVYITENGAAFYDPPTAGPDGIDDPLRCDYLRTHISAIGDAIRRGVDVRGYMAWSLLDNLEWSLGFSKRFGIVHVDYETQVRTPKRSARFYSSVIAANGGNLG, encoded by the coding sequence ATGAGCAAGAGTGTCTTCCCCGACGGTTTCCTGTGGGGCGCGGCGACCGCCGCCTATCAGATCGAAGGATCGCCGCTCGCCGACGGCGCGGGCGCGAGCATCTGGCAGCGGTTCAGCCACGATCCGCGGCTGATGGCGGTCAAGGGCGACACCGGCGATGTCGCATGCGACCATTATAACCGCATGCCCGCCGACGTCGCGCTGATGAAGGAATTGGGGCTGAAAGCCTATCGTTTCAGCGTCAACTGGGGCCGCGTGCTGCCCGAGGGCGTCGGGCGCGTGAACGAGCCGGGGCTGGATTTCTATGAGCGGCTGGTCGACGAATTGCTCAAGAACGACATCGAACCGTTGCTGACGCTGCACCATTGGGACCTGCCCGCCGCGCTCGACGACAAGGGCGGCTGGCTCAACCGCGATATCGCCGGCTGGTTCGCCGACTATGGTTCGGTGATGTACCGCCGCCTCGACGGGCGCGTAAAGAAATGGGTGACGCTCAACGAACCGTGGGTGATCACCGACGGTGGCTATCTCCACGGCGCGCTCGCCCCCGGGCATCGCAACCTGTTCGAGACCCCGATCGCGAGCCACAATCTGATGCGCGCGCACGGCGCGGCGGTAGAGGCCTATCGCAGCGAAGGCGCGCACGACATCGGCCTCGTCGTCAACATCGAGCCCAAATATCCGGCGAGCGACAGCGCCGAGGATATCGCCGCAACCGCACGCGCGCATGCCTATATGAACCGCCAATATCTCGATCCGGCGCTGAAAGGCTCTTACCCTGCCGAACTCGCCGAAGTGTTCGGCGAGGCATGGCCCGAATGGTCCGCCGAAGATCTGAAAGCGATCAACCAGCCGGTCGATTTCATCGGCATCAACTATTACACGCGCAACGTCGTGAAGGCCGACCCGAGCCAGTGGCCCGTCGGCGCCTCACCGGTGAAGCAGATCGCGACGCACACGACGACCGATTGGGAAGTCTATCCGCCCGCGCTCACCGACATGCTCGTCTGGTTCCGCGACACCTATGGCGATATCCCCGTCTATATCACCGAAAATGGCGCGGCCTTCTATGACCCGCCGACCGCCGGCCCCGATGGGATCGACGATCCGCTGCGCTGCGATTATCTGCGCACGCATATCTCGGCGATCGGCGACGCGATTAGAAGAGGCGTCGATGTGCGCGGCTATATGGCGTGGTCGCTGCTCGACAATCTCGAATGGTCGCTGGGCTTTTCGAAACGCTTCGGCATCGTGCATGTCGATTATGAAACACAGGTCCGCACGCCGAAGCGCAGCGCGCGTTTCTACAGCAGCGTGATCGCCGCTAATGGAGGGAACCTCGGATGA
- a CDS encoding prolyl oligopeptidase family serine peptidase — MRHWTAALLGLALAASPAHAKTKAPPAVEGQTPQRPIEPGNYPYQLFVPKGYLTDTAKPYPLLIFLHGSGERGDDVAKVKVHGPPKIAERDPAFPFLTVSPLLGTDQDWDIDKLDKLVDHIAKTYRVDAARIYLTGLSRGGYASWRWAIAEPKRFAAVAAVAGRGNPGEACRLMDLPVWAFHGDRDDVVIPEGSFAMARAIRACGGRKIRLTIYPDLGHNAWDPAYDDPALYAWLLEQKLPSPTITNKDKK, encoded by the coding sequence ATGAGACATTGGACCGCGGCGCTGCTGGGCCTCGCCCTCGCCGCCTCTCCCGCCCATGCCAAAACGAAGGCGCCGCCTGCGGTCGAAGGGCAGACGCCGCAGCGACCGATCGAGCCCGGCAATTATCCCTATCAGCTGTTCGTGCCGAAGGGCTATCTGACCGACACCGCGAAGCCATATCCGCTGCTGATCTTCCTCCACGGCTCGGGCGAGCGCGGCGACGATGTCGCGAAGGTCAAGGTCCATGGTCCGCCGAAGATCGCTGAACGCGATCCCGCCTTCCCCTTCCTCACCGTGTCGCCGTTGCTCGGCACCGATCAGGACTGGGACATCGACAAGCTCGACAAGCTCGTCGACCATATCGCCAAGACCTATCGCGTCGATGCTGCACGCATCTACCTGACCGGCCTCAGCCGCGGCGGCTATGCCAGCTGGCGCTGGGCGATTGCCGAGCCCAAGCGGTTCGCCGCGGTGGCAGCGGTCGCCGGGCGCGGCAATCCGGGTGAGGCGTGCCGCCTGATGGACCTGCCCGTCTGGGCGTTTCACGGCGACCGCGACGATGTCGTGATCCCCGAGGGCAGCTTCGCCATGGCGCGCGCGATCCGCGCGTGCGGCGGCCGCAAGATCCGCCTGACCATCTATCCCGACCTCGGCCACAACGCCTGGGACCCCGCCTATGACGACCCGGCGCTCTACGCCTGGTTGCTTGAGCAAAAGCTCCCCTCCCCAACGATCACCAACAAGGACAAAAAATGA
- a CDS encoding carbohydrate ABC transporter permease, with translation MSLRRWSVTLFAALVALVTIAPLLWMVSVSFMVRGEAAQFPPPLWPANPTLENYRLLFGTFGVGRFLLNSVLISTLATSLALLFTIPAGYAFAKLRFKGRDAIFRMLVAALVVPGQVGMLPLFLELKAMGLVNSYAGALVPWLAGIFGIFLVRQYCLSIPDEMLEAARIDGASEGQILRRIVLPILTPIIVTLAVYVFLSSWNDFMWPLIILADQDLVTLPVALAVNSRQNVQDYETMMAGAVVTTLPVLILFLALQRYYLSGLLTGSVKG, from the coding sequence ATGAGCCTGCGTCGCTGGTCCGTTACGCTGTTCGCCGCGCTCGTTGCGCTGGTCACGATCGCGCCGCTGCTGTGGATGGTCTCGGTCAGTTTCATGGTGCGCGGCGAGGCGGCGCAATTCCCGCCGCCCCTGTGGCCCGCGAACCCCACGCTCGAAAATTATCGCCTGCTGTTCGGCACCTTCGGGGTCGGGCGTTTCCTGCTCAACAGTGTGCTGATCTCGACGCTGGCGACGAGCCTTGCGCTGCTCTTTACCATCCCTGCGGGCTATGCCTTTGCCAAGCTGCGCTTCAAGGGGCGCGACGCGATCTTCCGCATGCTCGTCGCCGCGCTCGTCGTGCCTGGACAGGTCGGGATGCTGCCGCTGTTCCTCGAACTGAAGGCGATGGGGCTGGTCAATAGCTATGCGGGCGCGCTGGTGCCGTGGCTGGCGGGCATCTTCGGCATCTTCCTCGTCCGCCAATATTGCCTGTCGATACCTGACGAGATGCTTGAGGCGGCGCGCATCGACGGCGCGAGCGAGGGACAGATATTGCGCCGGATCGTGCTGCCGATCCTGACCCCGATCATCGTCACGCTTGCGGTCTATGTTTTCCTGTCGAGCTGGAACGATTTCATGTGGCCGCTGATTATCCTCGCCGATCAGGATCTTGTCACGCTGCCCGTCGCGCTCGCGGTGAACAGCCGGCAGAATGTGCAGGATTACGAGACCATGATGGCCGGCGCGGTCGTCACCACCCTCCCCGTTCTCATCCTCTTTCTCGCGCTCCAGCGCTATTATCTGAGCGGGCTTCTGACCGGGAGCGTGAAGGGATGA
- a CDS encoding carbohydrate ABC transporter permease codes for MSAAGRASEARAGWAMSSPALAAIILFFVLPAIASLFLSFTDFDIYALADIGNLRFVGLANYARLIENPLFWKAMTNTLLFVAAGTPFIVALSLFAAMLVNSRWLKWRPVWRVALFAPYVTTLVATAVVWRYLLHTRYGLINYLLSFFGVPPIDWLGDPHASLPAILIFVGWKTFGYNMIIFLAALQMVPRELDEAARIDGAGWFTRLRHVTLPAIAPTVLLVSVLTVAGMFQLFAEPYVMTQGGPAQSTVTILYFMYEEGFKWWNLGSGAAVAFLLFLCILAVTLVQLRLAKRSGAI; via the coding sequence GTGAGCGCGGCCGGACGAGCGAGCGAAGCGCGCGCGGGCTGGGCGATGTCGTCGCCCGCGCTCGCCGCGATCATCCTCTTCTTCGTCCTGCCTGCGATCGCGTCGCTGTTCCTGAGCTTCACCGATTTCGACATCTATGCGCTCGCCGACATCGGAAACCTCCGCTTCGTCGGGCTCGCCAACTACGCGCGCCTGATCGAAAATCCGCTGTTCTGGAAAGCGATGACGAACACCTTGCTGTTCGTCGCGGCCGGCACGCCCTTCATCGTCGCGCTGTCGTTGTTCGCGGCGATGCTCGTCAATTCGCGCTGGCTGAAATGGCGTCCCGTGTGGCGCGTCGCGCTCTTCGCACCCTATGTGACCACGCTCGTCGCGACCGCGGTGGTGTGGCGCTACTTGCTCCACACGCGCTACGGCCTGATCAACTATCTGCTCTCCTTCTTCGGCGTACCGCCAATCGACTGGCTCGGCGATCCGCATGCGTCGCTGCCCGCGATCCTGATCTTCGTCGGGTGGAAGACCTTCGGCTATAATATGATCATCTTCCTCGCCGCGCTGCAGATGGTGCCGCGCGAGCTCGACGAGGCGGCGCGGATCGACGGCGCGGGCTGGTTCACGCGGCTGCGCCACGTCACCCTGCCCGCGATCGCCCCGACGGTGCTGCTCGTCTCGGTGCTGACCGTCGCGGGCATGTTCCAGCTGTTCGCGGAACCCTATGTGATGACGCAGGGCGGCCCCGCCCAGTCGACCGTCACCATCCTCTATTTCATGTATGAGGAGGGGTTCAAATGGTGGAATCTCGGCTCGGGCGCGGCGGTCGCCTTCCTCCTCTTCCTCTGCATCCTCGCGGTTACGCTCGTGCAACTCAGGCTCGCCAAGCGGAGTGGCGCGATATGA